In Pagrus major chromosome 23, Pma_NU_1.0, the genomic window TTGGAAGTTGGGAATAATGCCTCAGAACTACTGACCTCAGACTTGCAATGGACTCCAGGGTCTGTTCCCACAgactggactgtgtgtgtgtgtgtgtgtgtgtgtgtgtgtgtgtatgtcataTGTTTGCTTCACAGTTAAGCCCTCCAGCACAGCCAACAATTACTTCACTACTTGAGCATTGACTGCGTTTTACACAAATGCAATGCCCTTTATCTTAACcgtgtaacaaaaacacaacttgtgaTTTGTCTGCAGAAAGATATAAAATGATCAGCATCACCAAGTATCTTCCAAATTGTGTGGCCAtgatatgtgtgtttatgtgtaagTGTAGTATATGTCTCACCACCCCAGGTAGTTTTATTTCTGCAATTAGGTATTCAGGGTCTCCAACAGATGGCTCCACAAGCAATGTGAACTCTGGTCTGAAGACAGTGAAGAAATAAGAGGTGACAAGGAGAGTGAGGAGTTAATACCTCGAGACAAGAGAGACACAATTATTGAGGATATTTGGTGACATTAAAAAAGCAGGAATGAGaaacaaaggagaaaaagtGGGCCcaacaataaaagtgaaaaaacataGAAAAGTGGTGAGTTGCTCTGActtaacataacacaacagGGGGATAAGAAGGGCTTCACCTTTTGGCTGTAGCAGTGGAGCTCTCTCTGTAGGAAAAGGAACAGATCATCGAATCATAATACACTAATAATGATATGGTACATGATATGGTAATGTTGTAGAATTTTTGTGATCTGCATTGGAGTAAACTACCACCAAACTAATGCAAGAATCACTGGTGGAGTCCAGGAGGGATATTTTATCAGCTGTAGTCAATTAAGCCAAGCTTTTTACTAAGGAAAGCACTCTCTAAGCTTGTGTGTCCCATTTACTCTGTCCAAAGTTGGTTTCCAAGACAAGGAAATTCCACTCTGGTTTCTCCAGTTTAATTTCTGAAAAGTTACAGTTTACTTTCTATATTCAGCAAAACTTTAATATACCTAAAGATGTCAGTGTGCATATTTTACCCCgtcaaggaggttgtgttttttcacCCCTGTCaatagttggttggttggttggtttgttaacagtattacacaaaaactactggacAGATTTCTATGaaatttggatggaggatgggtctggCAGGATAGggcatttttcaatatttttgttaaattagAATCCTGCAAGAAGCTACAAATGTCAACCATGTTTTCTGTTAAGCAGTCCATTCAGACAGAGACATTCAGAGGAACCTACTGAGGCTGAAGCTCCTGTATCACCGGCCTGCTCTTCGTCCGGATGTTCTGCTCACTGACAGAACCCAAGAACTTTCGGTTCTTCAACACTTTCCAgtctgcaaaaaaataaaaacaaatctcaaCAACTGCTACCAACATgaagatcacacacacatacacagacaaaaTAATACACTTACCTCTACTTAGCTCCAGATTGTATTTGTTCTCTAAACCCTCCATAGACACCAGAATAACAAACTGCTGGAATAAGGGATCCTTCTACAAGACATggacatacaaacacatttcatactGTTACATGAGGACTtctgtacggaagccctaaagggccatgcattcatacattttatttcctccgttttactgtgataacaagttaatttcatttgttttctcgagatcttgagttattatcttgagtcattttcccgagataacgggataattttctcgagatctcgagataacgaaactttgttttcccgagataatgatataattaattcgagatctcgagataacgaaacttttttttcccgagataacgatataattaattcgagatctcgagataatgactgtgatatgataggcctgagattatggggacgcccgggacctcgtagctggtcagctatgtagttaacgatgacatcaggctcacttagattgcgccgccgatatagctgaagccttgctaaccgtctttttagattacgcacactaatatgtatattatctgtaatagcaaggcataatgctatttcagcctgtgtcaggccttgattgaaaagatatgtgacgcggtgatcgatatgctcctgctcctctgacattgctacactgaatgatgtttcctgcaatgatttaatatactacactatcgttttgttttctcaagatctcgaattaattatatcgttatctcgggaaaacaaagttttgttatctcgagatcttgagaaaataatcccgttatctcgggaaaacaaagttttgttatctcgagatcttgagaaaataatcccgttatctcgggaaaacggaagttgttatttcgacataataactcgagatctcgagaaaacaaatgacattaacTCCTTATaacgggaaaacggaggaaataaaaagtatgaatgcatggccctttagtgCTCCCGTACTTCTGCTTGTTTTCATGCAGCATTTAAATTGCAGTCAAAGGAAGCTTAAAGAATGTAACTGTGGCACTGGGAGGCCCTCTGTTGGTCAAGTGTGGAAAACTACAGAAGatcagcacaacacagaggagTCAAAGGAACGCAACATAGCAGCGGTCACTGTCTCACATTTCCCTCAGCAAAGGTAGAGTGCACCAAATTAAATCAATTCTTGATTAATAAAAGAACATATCTTTAAAACATTGCAAAACGTTATGCATCAAAATATTACATAAAACTTTTAACCAACTTAAACTACATTATACAGACGTGAAATGAACAGTAAACCTCCACATTAACATACATCATCCCAAGCAAGTATAACATCTATATCGTTTTATCTcacctttaataataattacagaattaGATTGTTgtatacttaaaaaaaaaaaacaagaccaaacacaagaaaacacacctgGCACTTTTGGAAGAACTCCTGGTTGATGACCACATCATACGCTGTGCAACCCTGAGAGTCtaaaacagggagaaaaaatattatgaatgaaaacattttttgtttgtttcataaaCAGTCTGTTACTGTTTGAAGAGttctaaaatagaaaaaatcCCTTCTGTTAGCACCATGACGAGATATAAAACATGGGAACCAACAAAAAATAGAATAGCAGAGTTCAAGCTGTCCAATGTGCAGCGTGTGAATTAAACACCAGGTTACACCAAGTTATTAAAGACCTTGAAACCACTAGATATATAAATCCTCTGACAAAGGTATAATGGAGAGCTCTGAATgtgattcatgtttttgttaaaaaagtgCTGTAAAGACAAACTGGGGACGCAGCTGTTGTGACTGGTCAAGTCTCCTGTCTCCCTCCACTTCCTTTACACATAAGAACACCCAAAGGCCTTAGAGAGTCATGAATTTGATGTGTTCCAGCTTTCTGAGTAACCTCTCAGGTCCCCTCAAGAAAACTTAATGTTACAGGAAGTTCACATCAACCATTTGCCCTTAACTGAACTGTCTGCTTGCAGGATGCATGGTCTCTGACATCTGTTTGGTCAATTTTGCTTGACGTGATCAGTCTAAAGCTGCAAAGACCTCCCAATAATGTCAGCAAGGGAAGAAAGAATAAGTTGATCTTTCCTGTTGCAGGGCCGTCTTGGAGCATTAATTCCAATGAAGATTACAGTGACTACATAGGAACCATGTTTTCTATTAATTACCGAGACTCACAATACCATTAAAGATCTGTGATATTCTGTGCCTCTTGCTTCAGCAAAATGCCCCCTGCTCCTGCTgtacgcccacacacacactcgctctctctcactcacacacacaaacacatgcacaaacatacacagacaggGCGTCTCTCTAAAGTCTTTCTTGCTAACCTCGGCACTGTATTCCTCGGCCTTTGTTCTACTTAGCAGCCACTTCCTGCGctgttctgtgactttgtgcctGACAAAGGTGAGACAACAACTTGCATCAATTATTATGTTTGATAAAGGTCAACAAGTGACAGCGTTTGTGAGCCGCAGCTCGGAAGAGATAACTGCGTCGGCATGTGAACATGTGTTCATATGCACGTGCACGAAACGTAACTCGTGTTTTCTAGCAGCAACCtcaaccagacagaccagacaatatacactactcaaaattagtttgggttattgggatattttagtgtttcacttgattgtttatcctgtgacatatctgaattgttattttttgtttttgtgaatatttaatacaactaattttgagtagtgtaatAAAATGGTACTCCTTACAGGGGCTCATAGTTTTTAATCAAGACAATGACATTAACTAGTCTCTCAGTGAATGTTTAGTTACAACTCTGGATGAATGCCAAAGCAACTGACTGATTTTAACTGTTGACTATAGCATCTAGGCTTGTGTTAACATTGTATAGCCACGGCTGTATAGTATAGGGAATTGTACTAGACTaatcaccaggcagcagagctTCTACAATTTcttattcatgttatgttatttatGATATAGCCTCTTAATTTTTCTCTCAAAgacttttgtattttgtgctaAATGTTCTTCCAGGATAGCATGCCAACGGACCGCCCTCAAGGTTCCTTGGCAACACACCACATTCTCATGAAATcttgtgggaaacactggagcaATACGTCCCAACATGACTGTGTGACTGAGAGCTATCTTAGCCTGTGCCAGGAATTCAAAGTCACAACTAAGTATTTGAACCCGCAGGCTTAAACAAGGAAGGGAGACAACACCACTATTAAATTATATGTAATCTATTTGTTGGTGTTATTAATCAAACCATTGTAACAGTTGCTGGTGCCGACAGTGGCATACTAATAAAACAAAGTGCCTAACTTTTATAGGGATATGTCATTAGACTCACTATTTATTTTTGTAGAATTTATAAGATCTGGAAGGTTTTGGAAATGACTCATTGCCTGTTGCCCGGGTCTGTTCTCAGTCAGAGGGAAACTGATACAATAACTATGGGCCCTTTTCCAGAAAAATAGTGTTTTCTTTGAAACCTCGGTGCCATCTAGGAAATCAGCCTGTGTTTCTACCACCTTTGAACAGAACCATTATAATTAAGGAATGCTTCATCAACAGGGGGGATTTCCCAATGCATGATGCACAGTGACCTGTAGACTCTGACACAAACAATTCGGTTTGCACTTCAGGTCATGGAAAATCTGCTATTGAGTGGTTCTTGCTGTGAACCAGTGCTTAAGGTTCCAATTTCTCTTTGGTCAAAAATGCTCGTATTTAAAATTAGATGCGTCAACTGAAGCGGAACCAGTTCTGCTTTGGTGGAAATAGGGTGCgagtttaatttaataaaaacgAAATGgaggatttttaatttttaactgATTATTATCTTATTTAAATTACTGATAGAAATAGAGTGCTTACCTCCCACATAGCATCACactggttccctcaacaaaaagtctatgggattttttttattggattctggatTATTGCAGACAATAACATCTGTAGCAAACACAAGTGTACATAGTGCaaaaacaagtgatgggggggcagagtggctgtagcagagacaccattcacctttTTACAAGACACCGCACCATcgaaatgattttgaagcttttGAAGTTCTTTGGaggtcaaaaagttacataatgttgctttaatttcagacaatgtttaaaataaattctACAGGAGTTTTCAAGCAAAAGTccaaatgtatgtgtgtgggtggggggtTTGAGAATATTGTTATCTATAAAAGGGGGGCGaaaacctctgtagtctcatttagccacttgatAGCAACGGCCTTTTTTAAGACACgttaacattttaaattcagacGTGGGGTATTAACTGATAGAGTTTAagttgtagaacaaaatgtaaaaactcttgtgttaaccacagaccttattttaGGCATTTTCCTGAAAATCCATTCATAAAAAGACAAGGGAACCAGAAgggcaaaaatgctaacttatttctgggttttaggactcatttcTGTGGAATTCTACCCCTCTTTCTCCAAACTATCAATTAAGTCATcataaaatgaataaagataaaacagtacacacacaccGAACAAAAAGATAATTATTGGCTTTAATTACATACTGTtgtctatttctgtgtgtgGCTCCCCAAGGCTCATAGGAACTCTGAAACCGCTGGGATCTTCTGATTGAAGTAGCTCCACTAGCTCGTCTCTGGAGAGTTCTGGTGGTGGTGGGACTGAGTTGGACTGACAGATGTTGACAAAAACCTTCTGCTTGCCAGGCTCTGAGAGAGTCTTCACACACATGCCTAGGAGGGATAgatgagaaagacagaaaaaaagagggaacaggagcaaaagaaaaaagagagaggaataGCAAACagggaaaaatacaaacacaataaatgcTTGGTCAATTCAAGGCACTGTCTTCCATATATGAAGATTTCACATAACTTGAATAGTGGAGCTACTTACCAGGTTGTGGTCGAATTACTTTGGAGTCTGAATTTTCAGTCGACATCTTTCCCATTGTCTAAATAGATAGCAAGCAGTGATGTTATTTTGGTAATGGTTTGCAGACCCATTTTACTTATAGTTTTACACATATTCAGAAGGAAAAATACTATTGTTGAGAAAATGCTTCTGTGTATGTATACCAATATGTTGCTGACATGGCAGGACAAACAGCTGTGTATGCCAGTGTTTCACTACATTGAGCTTTTTGTTGGCATCAAATCACAATTAGAAGCTGTTAACATACAACATACTTGTTTTCACTTGAGGGGCTTTTGCTGCAGAATGTTACTGGCCCTCTGTGTTCGAAGGGGAATCTCAACCCCTATAAATCTGGGCCAGAgttatcaaaacaaaactaaaacccAGACGTATGTCCCATggcagggaaagaaaaacaatttcttCACTTGCAAGACCAATAGCACAGCCTCATTACTGGTTTTGTACATCATTTTTCCCAACACCAAAACTATAGTTTTAAATTTTGTACTATCAGTAATGAAACAACCCTCTATTTCTCTCCTTAACATTTTAAGATATATGCTTATTCGCTTTGTTTCCAAGAGGGAGATAAGAGGTTTTCCCATGTACAATATATGTTCCTATTTTGATAATATGTATATTCATTGTTCAGCCCTATTGGTGttgatcttctcatttaactctctgcaaaaaagcaaataagcacCCAACATGTTGAACTTACCtttgaaataagaaataacACATTGCTCATTTATAAAAGGACAACTTTGAATTCATTAGTAATAAATTAAGCCCTTCTCAATTCTATACACTCTTGGGGTTTTGCTGCTCAAGTCTTTGTACGGTTGGGTATGACCAACCAGTAGCGTATGGTAGCTAACGTTCTGAAGGATAATGCTGGATTACTTTgactatttttgatttttgcttCTGTTACACTTTGTTTTACCATTAACCATCCTTTAAGTGTCACTTGTTGTCACAGTGAAGATAGGGAGTCTCGCCTAAACCCAGTTAACATCGAAGAATATTACCTGTAGCAGCAGCTGCTGGTAGAGCTCCTCTTGCTGCTGTAACTCCAGCTCAGAGTTGAGGAGTGAAGAATCTGTCATCGTGGCTATGGGCAAAAAATAGTCAATGAATCCAACTTTCATACACACAATTTAACAATTAAtaacttgtttttaataatgataaGATAAATCCCCCCCTGTAATGTGAAGGGCTGCTTGCACTGCCTTTATGACTCTCCAACCATACATAGACAAAAAACTAACTTTACTCCTCTCTGACACttctttgggaaacactgatcaacatttcaTAGACCAAACATCTAATAGattcattgagaaaataatcaactgattaattgacaatgaaaataatcaattgTTGCAGCCTTACATTCCATCAACCAAAACTAGTTTGGACAACTGGTGTTATATCATTTAACCGGAATAACTGCGCCAGCACTTCCCCCTGTTCAACTGGTGACTTTAAGTGACCTTTTATGTCTTAAAGCATGTCACAATCACCCTTTGTCCAGCAATCAGTCCTTTCAGTGATAACCTCATACTGACAAATTACGCTGTTAGCTGGACATGAAGCCTTAAAGGTCATGAGGGGCTGATAAGGCCTGTCCCATTACATAAGCTCCTCCACTTAGGCTTCAGAGGATATACTGGTCGTGTCCTCCAAATTTAAGCAAAAGAAGGTTGCTTAAATTTGACGGACACAACCAGTATATCATTTACAGCCCTCAGCATCCTATAACTCCATACACAAGACCATTAAAAAGAGACACTGGTGGCTCTAATGGAGGCATAAACTCCActgtgtgattggctgcagaGGTCAAGTGCAGGTTAGGCTtcacaatcaaaatcaaatcatgaGATTCAAAATAATTCACACTTCTAcagtatgatgatgatgataacacTGTCAGggttattcatttatttattatcagacCTTAACAAGGACCTACACAGCTGTGTCAGACAGTTGTCGCAGGCTGAGGGACACTCATCATGACAAGTACACTGAacttgatgtgtaaaatcagaaTCTTCACTGTTTGTAAGTGAAAACAGCAAATAACTTGTATCACCTGCTGCTGGCAATGGATACAACATAAAGCTTCATTACGAACAGCAAAGACTTttactactgtactgtatgaaAGGAcatgagtgtttctgtgtgcagcctgctgtgtgtctgtacaaATGAACAACACACGGTTAGTGGAGTAGtagtagctaacattaactcAGGACTAAGGAAACTGAGTAGCAGGATGTGTTTTATATGTACTTGGACTTTGATATGTTTGAAATGGAGCACCTGTGATGTGAACTGAGATGTTACCTGTTAGCCCTCATTGACTACATAGCCTATGTCCGGGTGTTTGGAGTTATGTTACAGAAATATGCGTGGGTGCACACTCTTTCTATCACAACTCAAACATGCTAGCAAAAACTAGCTACCAGCTAAGGCTAGGAAAACTTCCGTCGTCTTGGTTACATGTTAGCATAGcgctagctaactagcttccTAGCGGTGAATAGTAGTCGACTGGCTCCGCTCTCTATCCGATAATACTGCTCGCTGCTGTGGCTATTGTGTGTTTACTGCATCCGTTCTCTCAACACGTTATGAATAAACCTGTGTTTACCTTTGGATCCGAGCTGGTTTCTGTTTTGAGACGTCACGCTGGAAATCTGCGCTGCGCCAACACTTCCGGCACgggactttcagaataaaagctttATCTATCAGTTATGACAACACGTGCTTTGAGCGTGTTGCTGCTGTATTGGCTGACTTTCATTCACTGAAC contains:
- the pih1d1 gene encoding PIH1 domain-containing protein 1 isoform X2, translated to MTDSSLLNSELELQQQEELYQQLLLQTMGKMSTENSDSKVIRPQPGMCVKTLSEPGKQKVFVNICQSNSVPPPPELSRDELVELLQSEDPSGFRVPMSLGEPHTEIDNNSQGCTAYDVVINQEFFQKCQKDPLFQQFVILVSMEGLENKYNLELSRDWKVLKNRKFLGSVSEQNIRTKSRPVIQELQPQESSTATAKRPEFTLLVEPSVGDPEYLIAEIKLPGVTSSRSLVLDVGEDRLVLTARPSLFHLDIFHPFLVDQESSVAQYNNNSRILTVTMPVVSS
- the pih1d1 gene encoding PIH1 domain-containing protein 1 isoform X1, with product MTDSSLLNSELELQQQEELYQQLLLQTMGKMSTENSDSKVIRPQPGMCVKTLSEPGKQKVFVNICQSNSVPPPPELSRDELVELLQSEDPSGFRVPMSLGEPHTEIDNNSQGCTAYDVVINQEFFQKCQKDPLFQQFVILVSMEGLENKYNLELSRDWKVLKNRKFLGSVSEQNIRTKSRPVIQELQPQESSTATAKRPEFTLLVEPSVGDPEYLIAEIKLPGVTSSRSLVLDVGEDRLVLTARPSLFHLDIFHPFLVDQESSVAQYNNNSRVQNLHTDNIFSTRQLCSVAPTHCMQHY